One window from the genome of Paraconexibacter algicola encodes:
- a CDS encoding ArsR/SmtB family transcription factor, with translation MAVPHPIPADLAELIAQRFRVMGDPLRIRALDLLREEELSVGELTERLGASQQNVSKHLGVLLQAGIVSRRKEGTSSIYAIADRAVFDLCEQVCGGLQQQLSELTALLGEAGASAEADR, from the coding sequence ATGGCCGTCCCGCATCCCATCCCCGCCGACCTCGCCGAGCTCATCGCCCAGCGCTTCCGCGTCATGGGTGACCCGCTGCGCATCCGCGCGCTCGACCTCCTGCGCGAGGAGGAGCTGTCCGTCGGGGAGCTCACCGAGCGCCTCGGCGCCTCGCAGCAGAACGTCTCCAAGCACCTCGGCGTCCTGCTCCAGGCCGGCATCGTCTCGCGGCGCAAGGAGGGCACCAGCTCGATCTACGCGATCGCCGACCGCGCCGTCTTCGACCTCTGCGAGCAGGTCTGCGGCGGGCTGCAGCAGCAGCTCTCCGAGCTGACCGCCCTGCTCGGCGAGGCCGGCGCGAGCGCCGAGGCCGACCGATGA